A window of Corallococcus macrosporus DSM 14697 contains these coding sequences:
- the mxcK gene encoding myxochelin export MFS transporter MxcK yields MTASFSPRQERLLILLLAGVQFTHLLDFMIVLPLGPEFMRLFNLSAAQFGTLVSSYTLASAAMGVLGLAWVDRFGRRSTLLAILGGFITATLACGAAQSHAWLLMARSIAGGCAGLMGAVIMSILADTIPGERRGRAIGTVMSSLGLSAVAGVPLSLGMANLLGWRAPFWAIGMLGALLWCGLFAVLPRLDAHVSSGPERQGPPVTALFTPGFALGWLLTFSVAFSSFLLIPYLSAFMVGNLGLKQTDLPWVYLAGGAATLLAARQVGRWVDRFGPARVLAALLVGTMVPHLGFSHLPASPLPVVMVAFVLFMSMTSTRPIPTLALISAKVPPPLRGRYMAMNMAASDGASGLAAWASGMLLVTAPGGALVGFGTAGWLAVGVTTVSLVILWTFGRGAVPLSAAPSSP; encoded by the coding sequence GTGACCGCTTCGTTCTCACCGCGACAGGAGCGTCTGCTCATCCTGCTGCTGGCGGGCGTGCAGTTCACCCACCTGCTGGACTTCATGATCGTCCTGCCGCTGGGTCCGGAGTTCATGCGGCTGTTCAACCTGTCAGCCGCGCAGTTCGGAACCCTGGTGTCCTCCTACACGTTGGCCTCCGCCGCCATGGGCGTGCTGGGGCTCGCGTGGGTCGACAGGTTCGGCCGCAGAAGCACGTTGCTGGCCATCCTGGGGGGGTTCATCACGGCCACGCTGGCCTGCGGCGCGGCGCAGAGCCACGCGTGGCTGCTGATGGCCCGGAGCATCGCGGGAGGCTGCGCGGGGCTCATGGGCGCCGTCATCATGTCCATCCTCGCGGACACCATCCCCGGCGAGCGCCGCGGCCGGGCCATTGGCACGGTGATGTCGTCGCTCGGGTTGTCCGCCGTGGCGGGCGTGCCCCTGAGCCTGGGCATGGCCAACCTGCTGGGCTGGCGCGCGCCCTTCTGGGCCATTGGCATGCTCGGCGCGCTGCTGTGGTGCGGGCTCTTCGCCGTGCTCCCGCGGCTGGACGCGCACGTCAGCTCGGGCCCGGAGCGGCAGGGCCCGCCCGTCACGGCGCTCTTCACGCCGGGCTTCGCGCTGGGCTGGCTGCTGACCTTCAGCGTCGCCTTCTCCAGCTTCCTGCTGATTCCGTACCTGAGCGCGTTCATGGTCGGGAACCTCGGGCTGAAGCAGACCGACCTGCCCTGGGTGTACCTGGCCGGCGGCGCCGCCACGTTGCTCGCGGCCCGTCAGGTGGGCCGCTGGGTGGACCGCTTCGGCCCCGCGCGGGTGCTCGCGGCGCTGCTGGTGGGCACCATGGTGCCGCACCTGGGCTTCTCGCACCTCCCCGCCTCGCCGCTACCGGTGGTGATGGTCGCCTTCGTCCTCTTCATGTCCATGACGTCCACGCGGCCCATCCCCACCCTCGCGCTCATCTCCGCGAAGGTGCCGCCGCCGCTGCGCGGGCGCTACATGGCCATGAACATGGCCGCCAGCGACGGGGCCTCCGGGCTCGCGGCGTGGGCCAGCGGGATGCTGCTGGTCACCGCGCCAGGCGGAGCGCTGGTGGGCTTCGGGACCGCGGGCTGGCTCGCCGTGGGCGTCACCACCGTCTCCCTCGTCATCCTCTGGACCTTTGGCCGCGGCGCCGTCCCGCTCAGCGCGGCGCCCT